A section of the Phaseolus vulgaris cultivar G19833 chromosome 8, P. vulgaris v2.0, whole genome shotgun sequence genome encodes:
- the LOC137826228 gene encoding uncharacterized protein, giving the protein MDSRDSSPRSRDPDADNHHHSFDDPPPSLHSKVKLMCSYGGRIQPRPHDNHLTYVAGDTKILTVDRHIKLPALLTKLSSLANAPANATFFKYQLPGEDLDALISVTNDEDLHHMMLEYDRLSRASPRPARLRLFLFPLHNNNSNINFALTDSKPERQWFVDALNSVQVPLLEGSPPPPTAAPNPDFLFGLDKPPPAPEAPPKTPSPESECFSEDRPAVRDTETETGTGTERVLEPEIRRLQIGNNNEQLLQRKMKLEEDNNGRVNGAEGFSQTNTENVTPLVSQGFHSGTVSFLQERNNVGYSFAVPTTGSQIYLIQTPSGIFQAVRPVTGPVGQPVYLVPAPSSVGVAAERGYSAGQGGARW; this is encoded by the coding sequence ATGGATTCCCGCGACTCCTCCCCTCGATCCCGCGACCCCGACGCCGACAACCACCACCACTCCTTCGACGATCCCCCGCCCTCCCTCCACTCCAAGGTCAAGCTCATGTGCAGCTACGGCGGCCGAATCCAGCCCCGCCCCCACGACAACCACCTCACCTACGTCGCCGGCGACACCAAGATCCTCACCGTAGACCGCCACATCAAGCTCCCCGCCCTCCTCACCAAACTCTCCTCCCTCGCCAACGCCCCCGCCAACGCCACCTTCTTCAAGTACCAGCTCCCTGGCGAGGACCTCGACGCCCTCATCTCCGTCACCAACGACGAAGACCTCCACCACATGATGCTCGAGTACGATCGCCTCTCCCGCGCCTCGCCTAGACCCGCACGCCTGCGCCTCTTTCTGTTCCCGCTCCACAACAATAACAGCAACATCAATTTCGCGCTCACCGATTCCAAACCCGAGCGCCAGTGGTTCGTCGACGCTCTCAACTCCGTTCAGGTTCCGCTTCTCGAAGGTTCTCCTCCGCCGCCTACGGCAGCGCCGAATCCGGATTTTCTCTTCGGATTAGATAAGCCGCCGCCGGCTCCCGAGGCTCCGCCGAAGACTCCTTCCCCGGAATCGGAATGCTTCTCCGAGGATCGTCCGGCGGTCAGAGATACCGAAACCGAAACCGGAACCGGAACCGAACGCGTGCTCGAACCTGAGATTCGGAGGCTGCAGATTGGTAACAATAATGAGCAACTATTGCAACGGAAGATGAAACTAGAGGAAGATAATAACGGTAGGGTTAACGGCGCGGAAGGTTTCTCTCAGACGAACACGGAGAATGTGACGCCGTTAGTTAGTCAAGGTTTTCACTCTGGAACGGTGTCGTTTTTGCAGGAGAGGAATAATGTGGGTTATTCGTTCGCGGTTCCTACGACCGGGAGTCAGATTTATCTCATTCAGACGCCTTCTGGAATTTTCCAAGCAGTTCGGCCTGTGACTGGACCGGTGGGGCAACCGGTTTATCTGGTTCCGGCGCCTAGTTCGGTTGGTGTGGCGGCGGAGCGTGGATATTCTGCGGGACAGGGAGGAGCGCGGTGGTGA
- the LOC137826225 gene encoding glycine-rich domain-containing protein 2-like, which translates to METQQELEWGEAQKIVLSENLVATAKQQLLFLAEIDRNRGLYDDGPLLHIAIYRYKYCWLPLLAKHIESPVTENPLVVPLDCEWIWHCHRLNPVRYKTDCMELYGRRLGNSNVLSSTQGTSKEESEKIWDSMYPSEPYELVGPNNHSLQGFAENFLEAKQSTTNYDLISAVKRQNTFFYQVSRPYWKEDTFLEGAVARYKGFLHLIKRNKEMRINRFSVPTYDIDLIWHSHQLHPVSYCNDLVAIMGKVLQHDDTDSDRTKGQKLDVGFSETTAQWEETFGSRYWKAGAMYRGSPPSPLTVDKYKIVDSHHYSSAPSNNTNQNLIQLPQKLLVQVMLEIVDVRNLPSGHKGKLLVSFNKKQEDVFFNTKKQLRISSKTRGKQVAVFQCESNGELLLELISRPSFNFRGLKLAKVLGKTSINLEDLQNVASKLPIEKWLDLTCTANWSKPISIRIGLSLTPPVSAPYKLHFVSMLPFKKSYFSFLLPRRFQQFKCWTNINVVNEASNRIINIQTGNLSTEKTKSSINKKVIGRTASGKTHLLAELKGTVCSMENSNWMLQIKKTGDEDKRLFELFELTGTRNVVIFPGRKLEYETTNYGNGEESCFMTAVKFSRKYPYGKAVALMDLEYGFLEIKEEWLVLPAILSAFVLSNFPEFSNESEEANGTNA; encoded by the exons ATGGAGACACAGCAAGAGTTGGAGTGGGGTGAAGCACAGAAGATCGTGCTAAGCGAAAACCTCGTTGCTACGGCTAAACAACAGCTTCTGTTTCTCGCAGAGATTGATAGAAATCGTGGCCTTTATGATGATGGTCCACTTTTACACATAGCTATTTACAG GTATAAATATTGTTGGCTTCCTTTACTGGCCAAACATATTGAGTCACCTGTGACAGAAAACCCTTTGGTTGTGCCTCTTGATTGTGAATGGATTTGGCACTGTCATAGGCTTAATCCG GTGCGTTACAAAACTGACTGCATGGAACTTTATGGGAGAAGATTAGGCAATTCGAATGTGTTATCTTCAACTCAGGGAACCAGCAAAGAGGAAAGTGAGAAAATCTGGGATTCAATGTATCCAAGTGAGCCATATGAACTTGTTGGTCCGAACAATCACTCATTACAAGGTTTTGCTGAAAATTTCTTGGAAGCCAAACAAAGTACCACCAATTATGATCTGATTTCAGCAGTTAAAAGACAGAATACTTTCTTCTATCAG GTTTCCAGGCCTTATTGGAAAGAGGATACTTTTCTTGAAGGAGCTGTTGCCAGATACAAGGGGTTTCTGCATTTGATCAAGAGGAATAAAGAGATGCGTATAAACCGCTTCAGTGTTCCAACTTATGACATTGACCTCATATGGCACTCTCACCAATTGCATCCTGTGTCTTACTGTAACGATCTAGTGGCAATTATGGGCAAAGTATTACAACATGATGACACAGATTCTGATAGGACCAAAGGCCAAAAGCTGGATGTCGGCTTTTCTGAAACCACCGCACAGTGGGAAGAGACATTTGGTTCAAGATACTGGAAAGCAGGAGCGATGTACAGGGGTAGCCCCCCATCTCCTCTTACTGTTGATAAGTATAAAATAGTTGATAGTCACCACTACTCTTCAGCTCCATCCAATAACACGAACCAAAATCTCATTCAGCTTCCACAGAAACTGCTTGTGCAG GTGATGCTTGAGATTGTTGACGTGAGAAACTTACCATCCGGTCATAAAGGCAAGCTACTTGTGTCCTTCAACAAGAAACAGGAAGATGTGTTTTTCAATACCAAGAAGCAATTAAGAATTTCCTCAAAGACACGAGGGAAACAAGTTGCTGTTTTCCAATGTGAAAGTAATGGAGAGTTACTCCTTGAACTCATTTCTCGCCCAAGTTTTAACTTTAGAGGACTAAAGCTAGCCAAAGTATTGGGAAAAACTTCAATCAATCTGGAGGATTTGCAAAATGTAGCATCTAAACTGCCAATAGAAAAGTGGTTAGATTTGACGTGTACCGCCAATTGGTCAAAGCCTATTAGCATTCGCATTGGTTTGTCTTTAACTCCTCCAGTTTCAGCACCGTATAAGCTGCACTTTGTTTCTATGCTTCCAttcaaaaaaagttatttttcctTCCTACTTCCGAGAAGGTTCCAGCAATTTAAATGTTGGACAAATATTAATGTTGTGAACGAAGCTAGCAATAGGATAATCAACATCCAGACAGG GAACCTGTCAACTGAGAAGACAAAGAGTAGTATCAATAAGAAAGTGATTGGTCGGACTGCATCTGGTAAAACCCATCTTCTTGCCGAGTTAAAAGGAACAGTGTGCTCTATGGAGAACTCTAACTGGATGTTACAGATAAAGAAGACCGGTGATGAAGATAAACGTTTATTTGAGCTCTTTGAGCTCACAGGCACCCGGAAT GTGGTTATTTTTCCAGGTAGAAAATTGGAGTATGAAACTACAAACTATGGAAATGGAGAAGAAAGTTGCTTTATGACAGCAGTAAAATTCTCTCGAAAATATCCTTATGGAAAAGCAGTGGCTTTGATGGATTTAGAATACGGATTTCTAGAG ATAAAGGAAGAGTGGCTGGTATTGCCTGCGATATTGTCTGCATTTGTTCTGTCTAATTTTCCTGAATTCAGtaatgagagtgaggaagcaaATGGGACTAATGCATAA